One stretch of Pedobacter riviphilus DNA includes these proteins:
- a CDS encoding DUF4249 domain-containing protein: MKNILKYLIVSCCFFLLSCTKVIEVDLATAEPKLVIDASIDWVKGTTGNAQKIKLSTTTGYYNTVFPTVSGANIVITNTANTVFSFIENPGTGEYSCSNFHPVIGETYTLKVVLNGEIYTATETCMGVPDIENKIEQNNTGGFGGDEVEIKYYYQDNGNEENHYLHRIVSPVSTFPDYKAKDDEKSQGKLMQEYFSDKELKAGDKINIRLYGISKRYYDYFRKLLAAAGAGNGPFQTAPGSVRGNIINQTHFSNFAYGYFRLSEVAAKDYTIQ, from the coding sequence ATGAAAAATATACTTAAATACCTTATCGTTTCATGCTGCTTTTTTTTGCTGTCTTGCACAAAAGTAATAGAAGTGGATTTAGCAACGGCAGAGCCGAAATTGGTCATTGATGCATCGATTGATTGGGTGAAAGGTACAACAGGCAATGCGCAGAAAATCAAACTCTCCACTACAACCGGATATTACAATACCGTATTTCCAACAGTTTCGGGAGCGAATATAGTGATAACAAATACAGCAAATACTGTTTTTAGCTTTATAGAAAATCCTGGTACGGGAGAATATAGCTGCTCCAATTTCCATCCGGTTATTGGCGAAACTTATACCTTAAAAGTGGTTTTAAATGGAGAGATTTATACCGCAACCGAAACTTGTATGGGTGTGCCGGATATTGAAAATAAGATAGAACAAAATAATACCGGCGGATTTGGAGGTGATGAGGTGGAAATCAAATATTACTACCAGGATAATGGCAATGAGGAGAATCACTATCTACACCGTATTGTATCACCGGTATCAACATTTCCTGATTATAAAGCCAAAGATGACGAGAAAAGTCAAGGCAAACTGATGCAGGAATATTTTTCTGATAAAGAGCTGAAAGCTGGGGATAAGATAAACATCAGGCTGTATGGGATTTCTAAAAGATATTATGATTATTTCAGGAAATTGTTAGCAGCTGCCGGAGCTGGAAATGGCCCGTTTCAAACGGCGCCAGGGTCGGTAAGAGGAAATATCATTAATCAGACCCATTTTTCAAACTTCGCTTATGGGTATTTCAGGTTATCGGAAGTGGCCGCAAAGGATTATACAATACAATAA
- a CDS encoding ABC transporter ATP-binding protein, with product MKNKEIILSTASLGKYFYEPVKFKVLDDINIEAYKGEFLTLVGKSGSGKSTLLYCLSTMDTSYEGEIYINGTKVTGQKQNQLSAMRNVDIGFIFQFHYLLPEFSCLKNVMIPALKLGKLSHKEAEEKAYQKLEMLGLRNQALKQSSKLSGGQQQRVAIARALINDPSIIMCDEPTGNLDSKNSQVVFDIFKQITKDHNKTIIAVTHDNDFAANSDRTIELADGKIISHDKHFD from the coding sequence ATGAAAAACAAAGAAATCATACTGAGCACTGCATCACTCGGAAAATATTTTTATGAGCCCGTAAAATTCAAGGTGCTTGACGATATAAATATAGAAGCCTATAAGGGAGAATTTCTGACTCTTGTAGGGAAGAGCGGATCGGGAAAGTCTACATTATTGTATTGCCTGAGTACCATGGACACATCTTACGAAGGCGAAATCTATATCAATGGTACAAAGGTCACCGGGCAAAAACAAAATCAACTATCGGCTATGCGAAACGTGGATATTGGATTTATTTTCCAGTTTCACTATTTGTTACCAGAATTTTCCTGTCTAAAAAATGTTATGATCCCTGCACTAAAGCTTGGAAAGCTATCACATAAGGAGGCTGAAGAAAAAGCCTACCAAAAACTCGAAATGTTAGGCCTTAGAAACCAGGCGTTAAAACAGTCTTCAAAACTTAGTGGCGGACAACAACAGCGAGTTGCTATTGCAAGGGCGCTTATTAATGACCCGTCCATTATTATGTGTGACGAACCGACGGGTAATCTGGATAGCAAAAACAGCCAGGTTGTCTTCGATATTTTCAAGCAAATTACAAAAGACCATAATAAAACCATTATCGCGGTAACACACGATAACGACTTTGCAGCAAACAGCGACCGCACGATTGAGTTGGCAGATGGTAAGATCATCAGCCACGATAAACACTTTGATTAA
- a CDS encoding TonB-dependent receptor, translating into MTNKIIHTLLLIVISFVAYGQEKFTLSGTIVVKANTETISGASIYIPEAKVSTVTNAYGFYAIALPKGTYTIVISYVGFEPIEEHIVLTKNLKKDFSMNEKSKALDEIEIKYNSSVSNIRKPEMSVNKLAISTIKKMPAVMGEVDILKAILQLPGVSNAQEGATGFNVRGGSVDGNLILLDEAVVYNTSHLFGFFSVFNADVIKDLKLYKGGIPANFGGRASSVLDIYQKEGNNKEYHLTGGIGAVSSRLLAEGPIVKDKGSFVVAGRASYAHLFLKLADNPNAVSFYDLNAKLNYKVNDNNRIFLSGYFGKDKMDFSDFFSNNYGNSFFNLRWNHIFSEKLFSNASVIYSKYDYGLKIKNVGIDWASDIRNYNLKYNFNHHLSDKLALNYGINSIYYQFNPGTINPIDATSPINADQIEKKYAWENALYISAEQKIGAKIALVYGLRYSNFLRLGEQNINNYVNNQAVVFNPELQIYEEGTPTGITHYDKNKKIIGFGNLEPRLAVSYAINDEQSIKASYNRMSQYIHLISNTASVSPLDIWAPSDQYLKPEILDQVALGYFRNFGNGKYSLETEAFYKKTKNKTDYIDGAELIANKAIEKVLLNGEARAYGLEVMLKKNTGKLTGWLSYTLSKAEQRTPGRNAEEPGINNGEWYRSNYDKTHNLSLTAAYQLSKKWNFGGIFTYQTGKAATYPIGKYQYQGITIANYGARNANSLPAYHHLDLSATYTPKPDSKKRWKSEWVFSIYNVYNRSNAASVMFEQNRETGGAKRRRYRSSASFQVLLTILGFNTNHIKMKPS; encoded by the coding sequence ATGACGAACAAAATCATTCACACCTTGCTCCTTATCGTGATTTCATTTGTGGCATACGGACAGGAAAAATTTACACTTAGCGGCACTATCGTCGTAAAAGCAAACACCGAAACCATAAGCGGCGCAAGCATTTACATTCCTGAAGCAAAGGTATCAACAGTTACCAATGCCTATGGCTTTTATGCGATTGCCCTGCCCAAAGGCACCTACACAATCGTTATCAGCTATGTAGGCTTTGAGCCTATTGAGGAACATATCGTTCTGACGAAAAACCTCAAAAAAGATTTTTCGATGAATGAAAAAAGCAAAGCCCTGGATGAAATAGAGATTAAATACAATAGTTCAGTAAGTAACATCCGAAAACCAGAAATGAGTGTGAATAAACTTGCTATCTCCACGATCAAAAAGATGCCGGCGGTTATGGGAGAAGTTGATATTTTGAAAGCTATTCTCCAACTTCCAGGAGTTTCCAATGCACAGGAAGGAGCAACAGGCTTTAACGTTAGGGGCGGTTCGGTCGACGGTAATCTGATCTTGTTAGACGAAGCCGTTGTTTACAATACTTCACACCTGTTCGGCTTTTTCTCTGTTTTTAATGCCGATGTGATTAAGGATCTGAAATTGTATAAAGGTGGCATACCTGCTAATTTCGGTGGGCGCGCTTCCTCGGTTTTGGATATTTATCAGAAAGAAGGGAACAATAAAGAATATCACCTAACAGGCGGCATCGGAGCGGTTTCGAGCAGATTATTGGCAGAAGGCCCAATTGTAAAAGATAAAGGTTCGTTCGTGGTTGCTGGTCGCGCTTCTTATGCGCATTTGTTCCTGAAACTGGCCGACAACCCCAATGCTGTTTCTTTTTACGATTTGAATGCTAAACTGAATTATAAAGTCAACGACAATAACAGGATTTTCCTTTCAGGATATTTCGGCAAGGATAAAATGGATTTCAGTGATTTTTTCAGCAACAATTATGGGAACTCGTTTTTTAATCTTCGGTGGAATCACATCTTTTCTGAGAAATTATTTTCCAATGCATCGGTCATTTACAGCAAGTACGATTATGGCCTGAAGATAAAAAATGTTGGTATTGATTGGGCATCAGACATCCGCAATTATAACCTGAAGTATAATTTTAACCATCACCTGTCTGATAAACTGGCTTTGAACTATGGTATCAATTCCATCTACTACCAGTTTAATCCGGGCACCATAAACCCTATAGATGCGACATCACCTATTAATGCCGACCAGATTGAAAAAAAATATGCATGGGAAAATGCATTATATATCAGTGCCGAGCAAAAAATTGGGGCTAAAATAGCATTGGTTTATGGACTGCGATATAGCAATTTCCTGCGATTGGGAGAACAGAATATAAATAACTATGTGAATAATCAGGCGGTGGTTTTCAACCCAGAGTTGCAAATTTACGAGGAAGGAACGCCTACAGGTATAACACATTACGATAAAAACAAAAAGATTATTGGTTTTGGAAATTTAGAACCACGGCTGGCAGTTTCTTATGCCATAAATGATGAGCAATCTATTAAGGCAAGTTATAACCGGATGAGCCAGTATATTCATTTAATTTCCAATACGGCTTCTGTTTCTCCACTTGATATTTGGGCGCCGAGCGACCAATACCTGAAACCCGAAATTCTTGACCAGGTTGCATTGGGCTATTTCAGAAATTTCGGCAATGGAAAATATTCTTTGGAAACAGAAGCTTTTTACAAGAAAACCAAAAACAAAACGGATTATATTGATGGAGCCGAATTGATCGCTAACAAAGCCATAGAAAAGGTGTTGCTAAACGGGGAGGCGAGGGCCTACGGATTGGAGGTGATGCTGAAAAAAAACACTGGAAAATTAACAGGCTGGCTTTCTTACACACTTTCTAAAGCAGAGCAGCGTACACCAGGAAGAAACGCAGAAGAACCTGGCATTAACAACGGCGAATGGTATCGTTCCAATTACGATAAAACACATAACCTTTCGCTTACAGCTGCCTATCAGTTGTCGAAAAAATGGAATTTTGGTGGTATTTTCACCTACCAAACAGGCAAAGCTGCAACCTATCCCATTGGCAAATACCAGTATCAGGGAATTACCATTGCGAATTACGGCGCAAGAAATGCTAATTCACTTCCAGCTTATCATCATCTGGATTTATCGGCAACCTACACCCCAAAGCCCGACAGCAAAAAAAGGTGGAAAAGCGAGTGGGTATTTAGTATTTATAATGTTTATAACAGGAGTAACGCCGCATCTGTTATGTTCGAACAAAACAGAGAAACAGGGGGAGCGAAGCGAAGAAGATATCGATCTTCGGCATCATTCCAGGTGTTGCTTACAATTTTAGGTTTTAATACAAATCATATAAAAATGAAACCATCATGA
- a CDS encoding formylglycine-generating enzyme family protein, with translation MRRLLLALLFLPTLSILSCQSNKAKEEEKVRHKQDSLASCEKNMPSRFGAVKDSSSFAGNKVSHDGMVLIPAGEFAMGASDKEGRDDEYPQHQVKVSSFWIDVTEVTNASFKKFVDATGYKTTAERKPDWEEMKKQLPAGTPKPPDSVFVAASLVFYQPKSITTLNDASQWWRWVKGADWKHPHGPNSNIKGKENFPVVHVSWDDAMAYCKWSGKRLPTEAEWEYAARGALKNEKYPWGNEDIEKGKVKANTWQGDFPIKNTNWDGFGGLAAVKKFKPNGYGLYDMAGNVWEWCSDWYRPDYYSTITGLSNNPKGPSDSYDPMEPTVPKKVVRGGSFMCNASYCKGYRVTSRMKTSVDTGLEHTGFRCVSTN, from the coding sequence ATGCGTAGATTACTTCTTGCCTTACTTTTTTTACCAACACTCTCCATATTATCCTGCCAATCTAACAAAGCTAAAGAAGAAGAAAAAGTAAGACATAAACAAGATTCCCTAGCATCATGCGAAAAGAACATGCCCAGCCGTTTTGGTGCAGTAAAGGATTCTTCGAGTTTTGCGGGCAATAAAGTAAGTCACGATGGTATGGTTTTAATTCCCGCTGGCGAATTTGCCATGGGTGCATCAGATAAAGAGGGCAGGGATGATGAATATCCCCAACATCAGGTTAAAGTATCTTCTTTCTGGATTGATGTTACCGAAGTAACCAATGCCAGTTTTAAAAAATTTGTAGATGCAACCGGATATAAAACCACTGCTGAACGTAAACCAGACTGGGAAGAGATGAAAAAACAGCTTCCCGCAGGTACACCAAAACCACCAGACAGTGTTTTTGTTGCTGCATCATTGGTTTTCTATCAACCTAAAAGTATTACGACCTTAAATGATGCCTCGCAATGGTGGCGTTGGGTTAAAGGTGCCGATTGGAAACATCCTCATGGCCCAAATAGCAATATTAAAGGAAAAGAAAACTTTCCGGTTGTACATGTATCCTGGGATGATGCCATGGCTTATTGTAAATGGTCAGGTAAACGTTTACCAACAGAGGCAGAGTGGGAGTATGCTGCAAGAGGGGCCTTAAAAAATGAAAAATATCCATGGGGAAATGAGGATATAGAGAAAGGTAAAGTAAAAGCCAATACCTGGCAGGGAGACTTTCCGATTAAAAACACCAATTGGGACGGTTTTGGTGGTTTAGCTGCAGTCAAAAAATTTAAGCCGAACGGCTATGGTCTTTACGATATGGCAGGCAACGTATGGGAGTGGTGCAGCGATTGGTATCGCCCAGATTATTATAGCACGATTACAGGGTTGAGCAACAATCCTAAAGGTCCATCAGATAGCTACGACCCTATGGAACCAACCGTTCCTAAAAAAGTGGTAAGGGGTGGTTCTTTTATGTGTAACGCCTCTTATTGCAAAGGCTACCGGGTAACTTCCAGAATGAAAACTTCTGTTGATACAGGCTTAGAGCATACTGGTTTTAGGTGCGTGAGCACTAACTAA
- a CDS encoding ring-infected erythrocyte surface antigen domain-containing protein: MRKNNLLASVALFRKLYDKEDYNNIYDILAEFIRGAVIYENKLTYTSEEIKGLLKKVYGFEIPESVIKTTLRNRFDGKLSKISNSYTFQSTVKDNFEKIEEELDTVNNQNESLIRNLYQYISNKLKKDISKEEEAKIFENFTHFTMDNGYSDQYSELIGAFVVSNQNNTDFTNNLSSIREGIILYQGLSYTADLNELGKWGTDLDIFLAPEHLFNALGYNGILFKEIFDDFYNLVSDINRANKPTAKNREKKIRLFYLPETKGEIDGFFFIGEKIISGKKTIDPSKNAMEALVKNANTISDIKTKQVNFYNQLKLMGIVEYDIEFDAAKHARYNVVDQNVIKEIEVEAKKNKRPFDEEFCHNQLVLFSKINLKRLGKNSFPFEKISDIYITENAVSKYLAHNNAVKFQKEDTAFAKDIDFAIARFWFKLKKGFNTGNHLPKSFDLINKAKIIISSYTNNTVAREYHKINKQFKEGNLTEEDVVRLNIELKEKNNVPEYVSENNIDETLDFLKDDNFIENIKREVERKNTKLDELGAKLAEYERKEEEQNKIKIVEENERRYKQAALAEWKEYENKGWDSFRYFGVIVLLNIFLAALAFLFAFNIKMKNWLTEFNFVQILVAVIYVLFILIEILGSKYIFNKAKILEGYNWMLCIFSLQQEKQKHLNKTIEKLKEIDNS; the protein is encoded by the coding sequence ATGAGAAAAAACAATTTATTGGCTTCAGTTGCCTTGTTCCGAAAATTATACGACAAGGAAGATTACAATAATATTTATGATATACTTGCCGAATTTATTAGAGGTGCTGTTATTTATGAGAATAAATTAACTTATACATCTGAAGAAATTAAGGGGCTTCTAAAAAAAGTGTATGGTTTTGAAATTCCTGAATCGGTTATAAAAACTACACTAAGAAACAGATTTGATGGAAAACTTTCAAAAATAAGTAACAGCTATACCTTTCAATCTACTGTAAAGGATAACTTCGAAAAGATTGAAGAGGAGCTTGATACTGTAAACAATCAAAATGAAAGTTTAATAAGGAATTTATATCAATATATTTCTAACAAACTAAAAAAAGACATATCCAAGGAAGAGGAAGCGAAAATTTTTGAAAATTTCACTCATTTCACAATGGATAATGGTTATTCTGATCAGTATTCTGAGTTAATTGGTGCATTTGTGGTTAGCAATCAGAATAATACCGATTTCACTAATAATTTGAGTTCAATTCGAGAAGGGATCATATTATATCAAGGATTATCATATACAGCAGATCTTAACGAACTAGGTAAATGGGGTACTGATTTGGATATTTTTTTGGCACCAGAACATTTATTTAATGCATTGGGATATAATGGAATATTATTTAAAGAGATTTTTGATGATTTCTATAATTTAGTAAGTGATATAAATAGGGCAAATAAACCTACCGCTAAAAACCGGGAAAAGAAGATTAGATTATTCTATTTACCTGAGACAAAAGGAGAAATTGACGGTTTTTTCTTTATTGGTGAAAAGATAATAAGCGGAAAAAAAACTATCGACCCCTCTAAGAATGCTATGGAAGCACTTGTTAAGAATGCTAATACTATAAGCGACATTAAAACAAAACAAGTTAATTTTTACAATCAACTTAAATTAATGGGAATTGTAGAATACGATATTGAATTTGACGCAGCAAAACATGCGAGATACAATGTTGTTGACCAAAATGTTATTAAAGAAATTGAAGTAGAAGCTAAAAAGAATAAAAGGCCTTTTGATGAAGAATTTTGTCATAATCAATTGGTTCTTTTTAGCAAGATTAATTTAAAAAGGCTCGGAAAAAACTCATTTCCATTTGAAAAAATAAGTGATATTTATATTACCGAGAATGCTGTTTCGAAATACTTAGCACATAATAATGCGGTGAAATTTCAGAAAGAAGATACCGCTTTTGCAAAAGATATTGATTTTGCTATTGCCAGATTTTGGTTTAAACTAAAAAAGGGCTTTAATACTGGCAACCATTTGCCAAAATCATTTGATTTAATAAATAAAGCCAAAATCATTATCAGCTCTTATACAAATAATACTGTTGCAAGAGAGTATCATAAAATAAATAAACAATTCAAGGAAGGGAACTTAACTGAAGAAGATGTTGTTAGACTTAATATTGAGCTAAAAGAAAAAAATAATGTGCCAGAATATGTTAGCGAAAATAACATTGATGAAACACTTGATTTTTTAAAAGATGATAACTTTATTGAAAATATAAAAAGAGAGGTTGAACGAAAAAATACAAAATTAGATGAGCTAGGAGCAAAATTAGCAGAGTATGAGCGTAAGGAAGAAGAACAGAATAAAATAAAAATTGTTGAAGAAAATGAAAGAAGATATAAACAAGCAGCTCTTGCAGAATGGAAAGAATACGAAAATAAAGGTTGGGATTCTTTTCGCTATTTCGGAGTAATCGTTTTACTCAATATATTTCTAGCTGCATTAGCCTTCTTATTCGCATTTAACATAAAAATGAAGAATTGGTTGACAGAGTTTAATTTCGTTCAAATACTGGTCGCTGTAATTTATGTTTTATTTATTTTAATTGAAATTCTTGGTAGTAAATATATTTTTAATAAGGCTAAAATTTTAGAGGGATATAACTGGATGTTATGTATATTTTCACTACAGCAGGAGAAGCAGAAGCATTTAAATAAAACTATTGAAAAACTAAAAGAAATAGATAATAGTTGA
- a CDS encoding AlbA family DNA-binding domain-containing protein produces MSKLDNLIEFENENTSLDFKLEEYTKYKTVSLIKDIMSMANADLQGDRYIIIGMKPDPVGRNIVGIDTLIDSASIQQTIIDNIEPEIHLDYFAHHYEGKLLGIIKITKCENQPYLMKKDFISQNSSLKRGEGFIRMGTTQMRLFRSHYEQMYAKRYRSHKFSGDIDISFDRDNVVTQLNIIRKKIDRENLPSSLQAKEIERIIEIKVKELEYYNNIGLKRNEDYMDAMSMMRIAQYNLMGGGTSYEDRSITTLRKNLKNITKTYYDEDYYYLIEKKSEKINVFIKNIGSSYLKDVKLLLKLPKHKNLLLAEELPKKPNNKYPIINSGYPFVEEFPEHYEISEDLGDLKQHLLVKAFDESLRMFFSSEDENDFYLDIEAALFAANLDEPIRKNIRICVGNTG; encoded by the coding sequence ATGAGCAAATTAGATAACCTTATTGAGTTTGAGAATGAGAATACAAGCTTAGATTTCAAGTTAGAAGAGTATACAAAATATAAAACCGTCAGTTTGATCAAAGACATAATGTCTATGGCTAATGCCGACCTTCAGGGTGATAGATACATTATTATTGGTATGAAGCCTGATCCAGTTGGAAGAAATATAGTAGGTATTGATACTTTAATTGATTCTGCATCCATTCAGCAGACAATAATTGACAATATCGAACCGGAAATACATTTAGATTATTTTGCTCATCATTATGAAGGAAAATTGTTAGGTATAATCAAAATAACTAAATGTGAAAACCAACCGTACTTGATGAAGAAGGACTTTATTTCTCAAAATAGTTCGTTAAAACGAGGAGAAGGTTTCATTCGGATGGGCACAACACAGATGCGTTTATTCAGATCTCATTACGAACAAATGTATGCCAAACGGTATCGAAGCCATAAATTTTCGGGTGATATAGATATCTCTTTTGACAGAGATAATGTCGTTACACAATTGAATATTATTAGAAAAAAAATAGATCGTGAAAATCTTCCCTCATCACTGCAAGCCAAAGAGATTGAAAGAATAATAGAAATTAAGGTGAAAGAATTGGAGTATTACAACAACATTGGGTTAAAACGAAATGAAGACTATATGGATGCAATGTCTATGATGAGAATTGCCCAATATAATTTAATGGGTGGCGGTACATCTTATGAGGATCGTTCTATCACCACATTGAGGAAAAACCTCAAAAATATCACCAAAACATACTACGATGAAGATTATTATTATTTAATTGAGAAAAAGTCAGAAAAAATTAATGTTTTTATAAAAAACATAGGCTCAAGCTACCTAAAAGATGTGAAGCTGCTACTAAAACTACCCAAACATAAAAACTTGTTATTAGCTGAGGAGCTACCTAAAAAGCCTAATAATAAATATCCAATAATAAATTCCGGCTATCCTTTCGTTGAAGAATTTCCAGAACATTATGAGATTAGTGAAGACCTTGGAGATTTAAAGCAGCATCTACTGGTAAAGGCTTTTGATGAGTCATTAAGGATGTTTTTTAGCTCAGAAGATGAAAATGATTTTTATTTAGATATTGAAGCTGCATTATTTGCAGCTAATCTTGATGAGCCAATAAGGAAAAATATCAGAATCTGCGTTGGTAACACCGGTTAA
- a CDS encoding sugar MFS transporter, protein MQPTTKPGQTQGPKPLIIICALFFIFGFVTWANGTLIPFFKLSFGLSNLQAFFVTFASYMAYFFLALPSSWILKKVGFKNGIVLGLVILGLGSLIFIPAAQTRTFGLFLTGIFVQGAALALLQTASNPYLTIIGPIESAAKRISIAGICNKFAGMIVPLIMGTLFLKNASEVEKQIKAATGAVHEQLLNDVLGRVNMPYIVLAIVFCLFAVFIKFTNLPEVEVEEDVIDETKGEVVKHKSIFQFPHLFLGALCIFVYVGAEVMAGDIIGIYGRELGISTEISGKLTSITLFSMLIGYIIGIITIPKYISQQKALRICAILGIIFTILSFAISSWFAVIFVALLGLANSLMWPAIFPLGISHLGKFTKIGSAIMVMGIAGGAIMPLLYAFLNEKLHIHFQLAYLLTVLPCYLYILFFAIKGHKAGLNLK, encoded by the coding sequence ATGCAACCAACAACAAAACCAGGTCAAACGCAAGGGCCGAAACCACTTATTATTATTTGTGCCTTATTCTTCATTTTTGGCTTTGTAACCTGGGCAAACGGAACATTAATTCCTTTCTTTAAATTATCTTTCGGATTATCGAACTTACAAGCCTTCTTTGTAACCTTTGCATCGTATATGGCTTACTTCTTTTTAGCTTTGCCATCTTCGTGGATACTAAAGAAAGTTGGTTTTAAAAATGGAATTGTTTTAGGTTTAGTAATTTTAGGCCTGGGCTCATTGATATTTATACCGGCGGCACAAACCAGAACTTTTGGTTTGTTTTTAACCGGAATTTTTGTACAGGGTGCGGCACTAGCTTTGCTGCAAACAGCATCAAACCCTTACCTCACCATCATTGGCCCAATAGAAAGTGCTGCAAAACGCATCAGTATTGCCGGTATCTGTAATAAGTTTGCCGGAATGATTGTGCCTTTGATTATGGGCACTTTGTTTTTGAAAAATGCTTCAGAAGTAGAAAAACAGATCAAAGCGGCCACCGGTGCTGTTCACGAACAGTTATTAAATGATGTTTTAGGCCGTGTAAATATGCCTTATATTGTTTTGGCAATCGTTTTCTGCCTTTTTGCGGTTTTTATTAAATTTACCAACCTTCCAGAAGTTGAGGTAGAAGAAGATGTGATCGACGAAACCAAAGGAGAGGTGGTAAAACATAAAAGCATTTTTCAGTTTCCACACTTATTCCTTGGCGCCCTTTGTATTTTTGTATACGTAGGAGCTGAGGTAATGGCCGGTGATATTATTGGTATTTACGGTCGTGAATTAGGTATCAGTACCGAGATTAGCGGTAAATTAACTTCCATTACGCTGTTTAGTATGTTAATCGGTTATATTATCGGTATCATTACCATTCCAAAGTACATCTCTCAACAAAAAGCCCTTAGAATTTGTGCCATTTTAGGCATTATATTTACCATATTATCTTTTGCTATTTCGAGTTGGTTTGCTGTAATTTTTGTAGCCTTATTAGGCTTGGCAAATTCACTAATGTGGCCTGCAATTTTCCCGCTGGGCATTAGCCATTTAGGCAAATTCACAAAAATTGGCTCAGCCATTATGGTTATGGGTATAGCAGGTGGGGCAATTATGCCATTATTATATGCGTTTTTAAATGAAAAATTACACATACACTTCCAGTTGGCCTATCTGTTAACCGTATTGCCTTGTTACTTATACATTCTGTTTTTCGCCATCAAAGGCCACAAAGCCGGATTGAATTTAAAATAA
- a CDS encoding metallophosphoesterase, protein MKAKIISDLHQEFGISDLDFSNADIVILAGDTNLGTSGIEWVKKNISDKPVIYLLGNHEYYKGSYPKTLNQILEASLNSNITVLENKRFEFENIRFHGATLWTDFSLFGSPVEYGIICQGQMNDYRQIRKAPSFSKLRSIDTYKIHQASKLWLEESLEESIGYKNVVITHHAPSIKSIPDLYKNDPISSAYASNLEDIIIKYQPDYWIHGHIHTPVRYKIGKTEIICNPHGYLSEQYNGYDKDLIIEI, encoded by the coding sequence ATGAAGGCAAAGATCATCAGTGACCTGCATCAAGAATTTGGTATTTCCGATTTAGATTTTAGCAATGCTGATATTGTGATCTTAGCTGGCGATACGAACCTGGGTACCAGTGGAATAGAATGGGTTAAGAAAAACATAAGCGATAAGCCTGTAATTTATCTTTTGGGAAATCATGAGTATTATAAAGGTTCATATCCCAAAACCCTTAACCAAATACTTGAAGCATCTCTTAATTCAAATATAACTGTTCTCGAAAATAAAAGATTTGAATTTGAAAACATCAGATTTCACGGTGCAACTTTATGGACCGACTTTTCTCTTTTTGGCAGTCCGGTAGAATATGGTATAATTTGCCAAGGACAGATGAACGATTATAGACAGATCCGCAAAGCCCCATCCTTTTCAAAGCTCAGAAGTATAGATACCTATAAAATTCACCAGGCATCAAAGCTATGGCTAGAGGAAAGCCTGGAAGAATCTATTGGTTATAAAAATGTTGTAATCACTCATCACGCTCCTAGTATAAAATCGATACCTGACCTATATAAAAATGATCCGATATCTTCAGCCTACGCTTCGAATTTGGAAGACATTATTATAAAATATCAGCCTGATTACTGGATTCATGGCCACATTCATACACCTGTGAGGTATAAAATTGGCAAAACTGAAATTATATGTAATCCACATGGTTATCTTAGTGAGCAATATAATGGATATGATAAAGATTTGATTATTGAGATTTAA